From the Buchnera aphidicola (Macrosiphum euphorbiae) genome, the window TATACTAATTTGTTTATAGCAAGCATGTCAGTTTTAGTGCTAGCTGATAATTTTTTGTTTATGTACTTAGGATGGGAAGGAGTCAGTGTATGTTCTTATTTATTAATTGGTTTTTATTATACTGAATATAGAAATAACATTTGTGCTTTTAAAGCTTTTATTTTAACTCGAATTTCTGATATTTTTTTAATTATTGCAATATTTTTAATATATAAAAAATACAATACTTTTAATTTTCAAGAAATTAAATTTTTATTAAGTTTTTTGAACATAGAAGGTTTTTCTGATCTAAATCTTATCACACTTTTCTTATTATTGGGTGTGATTGGGAAGTCAGCTCAATTACCGTTACAAACTTGGTTATCTGATGCAATGGTTGGTCCAAGTCCTGTTTCTGCTTTAATACATGCTGCTACTATGGTAACAGCAGGTGTTTATTTGATAGCAAGAACACATTTTTTATTTTTACTAACTCCTGAAATATTATATTTTGTAGCGCTTATTGGCACATTAACAATATTAATTGCTAGTTGTTCTGCTTTAGTTCAAAATGATATAAAACGTATTTTAGCCTATTCTACAATGAGCCAAATAGGATATATGTTTTTAGCTCTAGGGGTTAAGGCATGGAGTGCAGCGATTACACATTTGATTGTGCATGCGATTTTTAAAGCATTATTATTTTTATCTGCAGGTTCATTAATCCTGTCATGTAAAAATGAAAAAAATATATTTAAAATGGGTGGTTTACGTAAACAGCTACCTTTTTTATACATTAATTTTATAGTCGGAGGTGCATCTTTAATTTCTTTTCCGTTAATTACCTCTGGGTTTTATAGCAAAGGTAATATTTTATTTAATGTTTTACAAACTGATCATTTTTATTTATTTTTAATCGCGTTATTTTGCTCTTTTTTAACAGCTATTTATACATTTAGAATGATTTTTATTATTTTTCATGGAAAAAATGTTCATAAAGTTAGTTTATCTAAAAATTTAGCACACAATATTTCATTATTCATTCTTTTATTTTTTTCTACTGTGTTTGGTTCTTATATATCACCACCATTGTTATATGTATTTCCTTTATCTTATTTATTGACAGATAATAAATTAATATTTGAAATAATATGCAGTATATTATCTATTTCTGGAATATATTTCTCTTATTATTTTTGGATTCAAAATCCATATTGGATTAATAAAATTTTTGAATTTAAATTAATAAGATGTATATATTACTTTTTTTTAAAAGGATGGGGTTTCGATTGGTTCTATAATATATCTTTAGTAAATTTTTATTTGTATGTATCTAAAATTTTATCTTCTGATCCATTCAACAAAATTGTCAATTTTTTTCTAAAAATGATTCAAATATTTAATTTTTATTTATTAAAAACTAGTAATGGTTATACAAGATGGTATGTAACTTCAATAATATTAGGTGTAAATTTGATTTTTTTGTTAATTTTATTTTATTAGTTTAATTTAAAATAGTATGTTCTATTAATAAATTTATATTTTCTAAAAATAAAAAATAATTCCATTAATTAAATAGTTATAGTGAATAATAGGAATATACGTGTAATGTTACTCTCTTTGTTAATTATCATTCCATTTTTTAGTAGTTTTTTTTCTTTTTTCTCTTATAGACTGCATAAAAATTTTCCTCGCTGGATTGCATTATCAGGAATAATTTTCACATTATTAATTGTCATTCAAATATTTATTCAGAAAGATGTTAATTTTTTTCAGACAAGACATGATCTTGACTGGGATCATCAATTAATTATACCTTGGATATCAAGGTTCGGTATTGAATTTAACATTGCAATTGATGGTTTTTCTATTATCATGCTTATTTTTGCTTCTTTTTTGTCTATAATAGCGATTTTATGCTCATGGCATGAAATAAAAAAAAACGAAGGATTTTTTTATTTTAATTTTATGCTTGTTTTAACCGGAATTATTGGTGTTTTTATTGCTTGTGATCTTTTTTTGTTTTTTTGTTTTTGGGAAGTTATGTTACTTCCAATGTATTTTTTAATTGCATTATGGAGTGATCAAACTGAAAAAAATAAAAACTTTCTTGCCGCTAATAAGTTTTTTTTGTATGGACAGGTTTCTGGTTTAATACTTTTATCGTCTATTTTATTATTGGTTTTTAGTTATTATCAAAGTACTAATATATTAACCTTTAATTATAATTTATTGCTTGATACACCAATTAATCGACATATAGAATATATAGTTATGATAGGTTTTTTCTTATCATTTGCTATAAAAATGCCTATTGTTCCATTTCATGGATGGTTACCAGATATACATTCCCAATCAGTTTCTTGTGGTGCAGTAGAAATTATTGGTGTTTTACTAAAAACTGCTCCTTATGCTCTTTTACGGTATAATTTAGTTTTATTCCCTTATTCAACAGAAAAGTTTTCTTTCATTGCAATGTTTTTAGGTCTTTTAAGTATTTTTTATGGAGCTTGGCTTGCTTTTTCTCAAACTAATATTAAACGATTCATTGCTTATTCTTCTGTTTCTCATATGGGTTTAATTTTAATAGCTATTTATAGTAATAATGAAATAGCGCTTCAAGGAGTAGTCATTCAGATGTTATCAAATAGTTTGACTACTGCTGCTTTATGTATTTTATCTGGTCAAATCTATAAACGTTTTAAAACTCAAGATATAAAAGAAATGGGGGGTTTATGGTCTTGTATTTATTGGATTCCAGGTTTTTCTTTGTTTTTTTCTCTTGCAAATTTAGGGGTTCCTGGAACAGGAAATTTTATTGGTGAGTTTTTGATTTTGTCTGGTGTATTTCAAGTTTTTCCAATAGTGTCTATATTAGCAACAATAAGTATTGTTTTTTCTTCTATTTATTCTTTAAACATGATGCAAAAAATTTTTTATGGTCCATGCAAAAAAAAATTTTCAAATTTTTTTATAAAAAAAGAAGAATTATGGTTAATAATAGTATTGATATTTATGTTAGTTTTTTTAGGTTTAAATCCACAAAAAATTATAGATATTTCATATAATTTTATACATAACATTGAAAAAGAATTTAATAATTCTATTCTAAAGATAAGGTTGTAATCAGTAATGACAATAAATTTACAACAATTAACAGCATTGCTACCTTTGTTGATTATAATATTCACTGCATTAACAGTTATGTTATCTATTTCTTATAATCGAAATCATTTCTTTATTGCTGTTTTTAGTATATTAGGTTTTATATCTGCATTTTGTTCGCTATATTTATTGACTAAGATTGTTCCTATAGATATAACTTTTTTATTTTATATTGATAGTTATTCTATTTTATATATTGGAATGATTATGATTTCTAGTATCTGTGCATGTATTTTTTCATATCCATGGCTACTAAAATATCCATTTAATAAAGAAGAATTTTATTTGTTAATAATAATTTCAAATTTAGGGGCTATTTCATTAATTATATCAAATCATATGGCGGCATTTTTTATTAGTATTGAACTTATATCTTTACCAATTTTTGGTTTGATTGCTTATTCTAGTTATCAAAAATATTCTTTAGAAGCTTCGTTTAAATATATTATTTTATCTGGTATTTCATCTAGTTTTTTATTACTTGGTATTGCATGGATTTACTCTATTTCTGGAAGTCTTGATTTTTTATCAATACATCAAGTTTTTGATATTGCCTCTAAAAATGAAAAGTTAGTAGTTTTATTTGGTATTAGTATGGTTCTTGTATCTTTATTTTTTAAATTATCAATTGTGCCATTTCATTTATGGACTCCTGATATTTATCAAGGAACGCCTACATCAGTATTATCTTTTTTTTCAACCACTGGTAAAATTGCTGTTTTTAGTGCATTGTTACACTTTTTATCACGTATCTCTGATTTGGATAATGAAATATTATATTTTATATTATTATTAATTACTATTTCTTCTATATTAATTGGCAACTTAATGGCTCTTTTTCAGAAAAATATTAAAAGATTTTTTGGATATACATCAATATCTCAATTAGGATATCTGTTAATAGTATTATTTATATCTAAGAAGAATTATTTATTTTCTTTAGAAGCTAGTGCAATATATTTGTGTAGTTATTTATTTAGTAATATAGCATGTTTTGGTATTATTAATTTAATTTCAAATGCAGACAAAAAAAATAATATTGATTCATCAATACATTCATATCAAGGATTATTTTGGTCACAACCACTTTTATCTGCTATATTTACTTTATCACTGCTTTCTTTAGCAGGTATTCCAATGACTTTAGGGTTTATTGGAAAATTTTATATATTATCAATCATTACACAAGAACATTTATGGATAATAGGTTTTTCTTTTCTGATTGGAACTGTGTTAGGTTTATATTGTTATTTAAGGATAATTTTGAATTTGTATTTAAATCAAGAAAAATTATTAAAAATAAATTCGAATATATCTAAAAATTGGTTTTATACTCCTTCTGGGGCAGTAATATGTATTTCAGGAATAATATTGTTAATATTAGGTATATATCCGAGTCCATTAATTAGCTTAATGAAATTAACTATATAATATTTATTTTTAAAATACATATATATATTATATTTTAAAAATTTGTACTGATAAAAAAGGGATGTTTAGTATATACTTTTTTATGTGCTATAACTTTAGAGTATTTTTTCTTAATTTTTATGATGTTTACAATAGATAATTATATCTATAAGATAAAAAAAATATAATAATATTTGAAATATTATTTTCTTTATAATTTTTTTTAGTTTTTTATTTCTATTATTTTTTTAATATTGTGGTATGTAGTTTTTGAAAATGAAGTCAGTCAAATTTCTAATTTAAAAATTATATTATTTTCTACTAGTTATTTATTAAAAACATTGTTTTCAATAAATAATGTTTTTATAATGTTTTGTTTTTTAACTTTTAAAATATTAAAAAATTTTTAAAAAATATTATTATCTTGCTGGTATATAAAAAAACTAAAATTAAATATAGACTATTAGTTTTTTAATTTTTATTGAAATAAAAATGATATTTAAAAAATTCTTGATTGTTCTAGTTTTTATTACTTTATAATAATATTAATTATTATAACAATGACATCTATAATCAATAGTATTTCGTATAATAAAAAATATTAATATTTTTACTTAAAAATATAATTATACATAGAAATTTTCAATATTACTTCATACTAAAAGATACTAAGAGTGATATGCTTAATAAAAATTATTCTTTATCTATGTGGCTTGAATATTTAGAGAAATTAGATAGAAAAACAATATATGATCTTCTCGAATTAAAATCTCTTGCAAAAAAGTTAGATGTGTTAGATTCAAAAGCTTTTATTTTTACTGTTGCAGGAACTAATGGAAAAGGAACAACTTGTGCAATGTTAGAAAGATTACTATTAAATTCAGGTTATCAAGTAGGACTATACACTTCTCCTCATCTTATAAAATTTATCGAAAGAGTTCGGGTTAATGGATTTTTTCTTAATGAAGAAGAGCATGTCTCTGCTTTTCAAAATATAGAATCAGAAAGAAATGGTGTTTTACTAACTTATTTTGAATTTATTACACTTGCTGCATTGATTTTATTTAAAAGATATTCATTAGATATTCTTATATTAGAAGTAGGATTAGGAGGTAGATTAGATGCTACCAATATTTTAGATTCTGATATATCTATAATAACTAATATAGGTATAGATCATACTTCTTTGCTAGGAATAGATCGTGTAAGTATTGCACGTGAAAAATCTGGTATTTTTAGAAAAAATAAAATTTCTGTAATCGGAGAGATAAATATTCCTGAATCTATGTATCAAATAGCTAAAGAAAAAAAAACAATATTAAAAAAAATTAATATAGATTGGTCATGGGAAAAAAAAAATTATTATTGGAATTTTTTTCATTCAGATATTAAGTTATATAATTTACCTATTACTCAAATACCATTACCAAATACAGCTATTGCATTAGCTGCTCTTTATTATTCAGGAATTAAAATTGATCAAAAAATTATAAGAGAGTCTATTTCTAATGTTCAATTATTAGGTAGATTTCAGATAATTTCTACTCATCCTTATATTATTATTGATGTAGCTCATAATCCTGATGCTGCTTTTTATTTATCTAAAAAAATAGATGAAATCAATATAAAAGGAAAAATATATGCAGTGGTAGGTATATTAAACGATAAAGATATTTCAGGTATCATCAATCCGTTAAAAAGTAAAATTCATTATTGGTTTGCTGCACCTTTAAAAACAATGCGAACTGCTACTAAAAAACAATTAAAAGATATTTTTCCAGTGTACAATACATCTGTTTTAAATGATATTAATGAAGCTTATAAAAAAGCGTTTATATTAGCAAAAAAACAAGATGCTATTATAGTTTTTGGTTCTTTTTTGACTGTTGCAGAATTTCTTGCTTTAAATATATAAATGCAAGTAACATAATACATAAAAAAATATAATTTTGGAAAAATCTATGTTTCTACTAGATTATATTATTATTGTAACTGTTATTGTTTCAGTTTTTTTTGGTTTATTACGTGGGCTTTATCAAGAAATATTTTCCGCTTTTTTTTGGTTTTTTAATTTTTATTTTTTTAATAAATATGATTATTTTAGTTCTTTTTTTAAAAATGCAATTCAAAATGTTTTTTTAAAAGATAAAATTTTAATATTAGTTATGATTGTTTTTTTTTTATTATAAAATATATTTTAAATTTTATTATGAAAAAGATTATCAAAAAAATCAAATTTTCTTATTATAATATTATTTTAGGAGGTTTATTTGGATTATTCCGTAGTATATTTTTAATATTTTTATTTCTTTTTATTTTTAATTATTTTAACCAGAATAGTTATATATATTATATAGATCATTCTATGTTAATCTCTATTTTTTTAAAATATAAAAAGTACTTTTTATTGCTTTTAAGTTTATTTTAAAAACTAAGCACATTATTCGTATCAGCATAAAAAATTATAGTGTGCTTAGAATTGCAGAAGTTTTAATAAAGTACGTTTAATGTTCAAACATAGCAGAAATAGATTCTTCATTACTAATGCGTCTTATTGCTTCTGCTAACATGCCTGCCAAGGTTAGTGTTCGAACGTTTGGTAGTAATTCAATTTTTTTTGATAATGGAATAGTATCACATACAACTACTTCATCAATAACAGAATTTTTTAAGTTTATTGATGCGTCTCCAGAAAAAACAGGGTGCGTTGCATATGCAAAAACTCTTTTTGCTCCTCTTTCTTTAAGTGCTTCTGCAGCTTTACAAAGAGTGCCTCCTGTATCTATCATATCATCTACTAAAATACAATCACGATTAGCTACGTCTCCAATAATATGCATAATTTGAGATACATTAGCACGAGGTCTTCTTTTATCGATAATTGCCATGTCAGTATCATAAAGTAGTTTAGCAATTGCTCTGGCTCTTACTACTCCACCAATATCAGGAGACACTACAATTGGATTTTTTAGTTCTCTTTGAAGCATGTCTTCTAAAAGAATTAAACTACCAAAAACATTATCAACAGGAACATCAAAAAAACCCTGTATCTGTTCTGCATGAAGATCTACTGTTAATACACGATCTACTCCAATACTAGATAGAAAGTCAGCTACTACTTTTGCTGTTATAGGAACTCGTGCTGATCTAACTCTACGGTCTTGACGAGCATATCCAAAATATGGTATTACTGCAGTAATCCTGCCAGCAGATGCTCTTCTTAAAGCATCTACCATTACAACCAATTCCATTATGTTATCATTAGTAGGCGAACAAGTAGACTGAATAATAAAAACATCCCCACCTCTTACATTCTCATTTATTTGAACACTTATTTCACCATCACTAAATCGGCCTACAGCTGCTTTTCCTAAATTAATATACAATCGATTTGCAATGAATTTTGCTAGTTTAGGAATAGAATTTCCAGAAAAAAGTTTCATATCAGGCATAAAGAACCTTTTTTATTTTGAATTAGTAATTTTTTACATATTTAATTGCAAAATATGTTATTTTGTTCTTTGAATAAATAGATTTATATAAAAATATTTTTTTAGTTAAATATATATATATTTTTTTTTATAAAGAGTTTTATGCAATGGTGAAATATTAACACTTTTTGCTATAAATCCTTTCATATTTTTAGGCAACAAAGAAAAAATTTTTTCTGCAGATCTCTTATTATTAAATTCAGAGAAAACGCAAGAACCTGTTCCAGTCATCCGTGAAGGTGCATATGAAGATAACATGGAAATTAATTTTTTTATTTTAATAAATTTTTTTTTCGCTATATTTTCAAAATCATTGCTAAACGGTAGTGTCAATAATTCTGGAATTGATTTTTTAGGTGTATCACTTTTTAAAAATGGACTAGAAAACATCTTTCTTGTTGAAATATGAATATAAGGATATACAACTAAATACCATTTTTCTTGTTGTATAACAGGAGATAATATATCTCCTATTCCTTCAATAATAGCTGTTTTTCCTGTAATAAAACCAGGCACATCTGCTCCTATTTTAAGACTGAATAAGGCTAGTTCTTTTAATGTGTATTCCGTGTTCCATAATTTATTTAAAACAATTAAAGTAGTTGCAGCATTAGATGAACCTCCACCTAATCCACTTCCTGTAGGTATTTTCTTTTTTAAAATTATTTTTGCTCCATAATTAGGATTGAGTAATTTTCCATCAAATAATGCTTTTTCTTTTAGTAAATTAGCAGCAATAATGATACTATTTTTTACATTTAGAAGGTTTTTTTTTTCGCTAAACAACTGAATACAACCTGTTTTATTGGCAATGATTTTTAATGTATCACCATAATTAAGAAATTGAAATAATGTTTGTATATTATGATACCCATCTTTGCGTATGCTTGTTACATAAAGAAATAGATTAATTTTTGCAGGAGATAACCATGTATGGATCATTTTAAGTTTTATTTATTAATTTAAAAATTTTTTTTATGTTAGTTTTTATTAAAATTACATGAAAAAAATTAAAATGATATACTTATTTTAGTATAGATATTTTAATTTTTATAGTTTTTAAAAATTACTAAATAAAAAAATATTTTTTTTAATTTTAATTATATTAATAATACATTGTTTGATATTAATTAAAATTTATTTTTAAAATATTCTGATTAATAGAAGAAGGATTTTATGAATAGCTCTATTTTAAATAAATTAAAATCTTTACGAAATCGTTATCAAGAAATTGAAGTCATGCTTACTCAGAAAAAGATTATCTCGGATCGAGATAACTTGAAAAGTTTATCTAAAGAATATTTAAAACTTTCTAAAATTATAAAATATTTTATTCAATGGGAACAATTAGAAGATGATATCAAGAATGTTAATATTTTATTAAATGACATAGAACTTCAAGACATGGCTGAAGAAGAATTGTTTTTTTTTAATAAAAAAAAGAAAACATTAGAAAAAAAAATTAGTCAATTATTATTACCTAAAGATCCTAATGATAAACATAGTTGTTTTATTGAAATTAGATCAGCAACAGGTGGAGATGAATCTTCTATTTTTGCTGGTGAATTATTTAGAATGTATTTTCGATATGCTGAATATTATTCATGGAAAGTAGAAATAATGAATGCGAGTGAAAGTGAAAAAGGAGGATTTAAGGAGATAATTATAAAAATTACAGGAAAAGGTGCATGTGGTCGTTTAAAATTTGAATCAGGTGGTCATCGTGTGCAAAGAGTTCCAGAAACAGAATCACAAGGAAGAATTCATACATCTACTTGTACTGTTGCAGTTATGCCTGTCACTCCTGAAGCTGAAAAAGAAGAAATTAATTCTTCAGATTTAAAAATTGATACTTTTCGTTCTTCTGGTGCAGGAGGACAACACGTTAATACAACTGATTCCGCTATTAGAATTACTCATATTCCTACTGGAAATGTAGTAGAATGTCAAGATGAACGTTCACAGCATAAAAATAAAGCAAAAGCCTTATCTATTTTATCAGCACGTATTTATGCTGCTAAATTAGAAAAAAATCATCAAGAAAAATCTTCTATGAGAAGAGTTTTGTTAGGAACGGGTGAACGAT encodes:
- the prfA gene encoding peptide chain release factor 1; amino-acid sequence: MNSSILNKLKSLRNRYQEIEVMLTQKKIISDRDNLKSLSKEYLKLSKIIKYFIQWEQLEDDIKNVNILLNDIELQDMAEEELFFFNKKKKTLEKKISQLLLPKDPNDKHSCFIEIRSATGGDESSIFAGELFRMYFRYAEYYSWKVEIMNASESEKGGFKEIIIKITGKGACGRLKFESGGHRVQRVPETESQGRIHTSTCTVAVMPVTPEAEKEEINSSDLKIDTFRSSGAGGQHVNTTDSAIRITHIPTGNVVECQDERSQHKNKAKALSILSARIYAAKLEKNHQEKSSMRRVLLGTGERSDRNRTYNFPQNRITDHRINLTIYKLDEVLQGKLDLLIDPITQEYQADMLASLSQSEL
- a CDS encoding CvpA family protein; this encodes MKKIIKKIKFSYYNIILGGLFGLFRSIFLIFLFLFIFNYFNQNSYIYYIDHSMLISIFLKYKKYFLLLLSLF
- a CDS encoding ribose-phosphate pyrophosphokinase; translation: MPDMKLFSGNSIPKLAKFIANRLYINLGKAAVGRFSDGEISVQINENVRGGDVFIIQSTCSPTNDNIMELVVMVDALRRASAGRITAVIPYFGYARQDRRVRSARVPITAKVVADFLSSIGVDRVLTVDLHAEQIQGFFDVPVDNVFGSLILLEDMLQRELKNPIVVSPDIGGVVRARAIAKLLYDTDMAIIDKRRPRANVSQIMHIIGDVANRDCILVDDMIDTGGTLCKAAEALKERGAKRVFAYATHPVFSGDASINLKNSVIDEVVVCDTIPLSKKIELLPNVRTLTLAGMLAEAIRRISNEESISAMFEH
- the ispE gene encoding 4-(cytidine 5'-diphospho)-2-C-methyl-D-erythritol kinase; the protein is MIHTWLSPAKINLFLYVTSIRKDGYHNIQTLFQFLNYGDTLKIIANKTGCIQLFSEKKNLLNVKNSIIIAANLLKEKALFDGKLLNPNYGAKIILKKKIPTGSGLGGGSSNAATTLIVLNKLWNTEYTLKELALFSLKIGADVPGFITGKTAIIEGIGDILSPVIQQEKWYLVVYPYIHISTRKMFSSPFLKSDTPKKSIPELLTLPFSNDFENIAKKKFIKIKKLISMLSSYAPSRMTGTGSCVFSEFNNKRSAEKIFSLLPKNMKGFIAKSVNISPLHKTLYKKKYIYI
- a CDS encoding NADH-quinone oxidoreductase subunit N, with translation MTINLQQLTALLPLLIIIFTALTVMLSISYNRNHFFIAVFSILGFISAFCSLYLLTKIVPIDITFLFYIDSYSILYIGMIMISSICACIFSYPWLLKYPFNKEEFYLLIIISNLGAISLIISNHMAAFFISIELISLPIFGLIAYSSYQKYSLEASFKYIILSGISSSFLLLGIAWIYSISGSLDFLSIHQVFDIASKNEKLVVLFGISMVLVSLFFKLSIVPFHLWTPDIYQGTPTSVLSFFSTTGKIAVFSALLHFLSRISDLDNEILYFILLLITISSILIGNLMALFQKNIKRFFGYTSISQLGYLLIVLFISKKNYLFSLEASAIYLCSYLFSNIACFGIINLISNADKKNNIDSSIHSYQGLFWSQPLLSAIFTLSLLSLAGIPMTLGFIGKFYILSIITQEHLWIIGFSFLIGTVLGLYCYLRIILNLYLNQEKLLKINSNISKNWFYTPSGAVICISGIILLILGIYPSPLISLMKLTI
- the folC gene encoding bifunctional tetrahydrofolate synthase/dihydrofolate synthase, encoding MLNKNYSLSMWLEYLEKLDRKTIYDLLELKSLAKKLDVLDSKAFIFTVAGTNGKGTTCAMLERLLLNSGYQVGLYTSPHLIKFIERVRVNGFFLNEEEHVSAFQNIESERNGVLLTYFEFITLAALILFKRYSLDILILEVGLGGRLDATNILDSDISIITNIGIDHTSLLGIDRVSIAREKSGIFRKNKISVIGEINIPESMYQIAKEKKTILKKINIDWSWEKKNYYWNFFHSDIKLYNLPITQIPLPNTAIALAALYYSGIKIDQKIIRESISNVQLLGRFQIISTHPYIIIDVAHNPDAAFYLSKKIDEINIKGKIYAVVGILNDKDISGIINPLKSKIHYWFAAPLKTMRTATKKQLKDIFPVYNTSVLNDINEAYKKAFILAKKQDAIIVFGSFLTVAEFLALNI
- the nuoM gene encoding NADH-quinone oxidoreductase subunit M is translated as MLLSLLIIIPFFSSFFSFFSYRLHKNFPRWIALSGIIFTLLIVIQIFIQKDVNFFQTRHDLDWDHQLIIPWISRFGIEFNIAIDGFSIIMLIFASFLSIIAILCSWHEIKKNEGFFYFNFMLVLTGIIGVFIACDLFLFFCFWEVMLLPMYFLIALWSDQTEKNKNFLAANKFFLYGQVSGLILLSSILLLVFSYYQSTNILTFNYNLLLDTPINRHIEYIVMIGFFLSFAIKMPIVPFHGWLPDIHSQSVSCGAVEIIGVLLKTAPYALLRYNLVLFPYSTEKFSFIAMFLGLLSIFYGAWLAFSQTNIKRFIAYSSVSHMGLILIAIYSNNEIALQGVVIQMLSNSLTTAALCILSGQIYKRFKTQDIKEMGGLWSCIYWIPGFSLFFSLANLGVPGTGNFIGEFLILSGVFQVFPIVSILATISIVFSSIYSLNMMQKIFYGPCKKKFSNFFIKKEELWLIIVLIFMLVFLGLNPQKIIDISYNFIHNIEKEFNNSILKIRL
- the nuoL gene encoding NADH-quinone oxidoreductase subunit L, yielding MNIIFFIILFPLIGFLFLSSVQGVISRKSISKIGIFSIFISFIITCFYGASIIENNDQIFTQILWKWLSINELNIDFALFLDGLSLSMLFAITGVGLLIHIFSSWYMRHKEGYSRFFAYTNLFIASMSVLVLADNFLFMYLGWEGVSVCSYLLIGFYYTEYRNNICAFKAFILTRISDIFLIIAIFLIYKKYNTFNFQEIKFLLSFLNIEGFSDLNLITLFLLLGVIGKSAQLPLQTWLSDAMVGPSPVSALIHAATMVTAGVYLIARTHFLFLLTPEILYFVALIGTLTILIASCSALVQNDIKRILAYSTMSQIGYMFLALGVKAWSAAITHLIVHAIFKALLFLSAGSLILSCKNEKNIFKMGGLRKQLPFLYINFIVGGASLISFPLITSGFYSKGNILFNVLQTDHFYLFLIALFCSFLTAIYTFRMIFIIFHGKNVHKVSLSKNLAHNISLFILLFFSTVFGSYISPPLLYVFPLSYLLTDNKLIFEIICSILSISGIYFSYYFWIQNPYWINKIFEFKLIRCIYYFFLKGWGFDWFYNISLVNFYLYVSKILSSDPFNKIVNFFLKMIQIFNFYLLKTSNGYTRWYVTSIILGVNLIFLLILFY